One stretch of Pseudomonadota bacterium DNA includes these proteins:
- a CDS encoding aminotransferase class I/II-fold pyridoxal phosphate-dependent enzyme, with translation MKHEKMGFTSKLVHAGMRRDANGSVVTPIYQTSTFAFESARQGADRFAGKDDGFIYTRLGNPTTRALEGCVCELEGGAAAVATSSGMGAVATAYLALLASGDHVVSTASVYGPSRTLLEKHLCKFGLEASFVDTSDLDQVRRALRPKTKMVYVETPSNPMMQITDLEGAAKLAHGAGALLVVDSTFASPYLQRPLELGADVALHSVTKFINGHADAVGGILIAKDAAVAVRLRQMMTLVGCNMDPHQAFLVHRGLKTLSLRIERAQAGAARIAAWIEARPDVAWVRYVGLPSHPQHELAKRQMSGPGAMISFELKGGFAAGERLMNRVKLAVLAVSLGGVETLIEHPASMTHSGVPAAERAEAGISDGLVRLSVGIEDPEDLIEDLKQALDA, from the coding sequence ATGAAACACGAGAAGATGGGGTTCACGTCGAAGCTGGTGCACGCGGGGATGCGCAGGGACGCCAACGGCAGCGTCGTCACGCCGATCTACCAAACCTCCACCTTCGCGTTCGAGAGTGCGCGGCAGGGGGCGGACCGGTTCGCGGGCAAGGACGACGGCTTCATCTATACGCGCCTCGGCAACCCGACCACGCGCGCCCTGGAGGGCTGCGTCTGCGAGCTCGAGGGCGGCGCCGCCGCCGTCGCGACCAGCTCCGGGATGGGCGCCGTCGCGACCGCGTACCTCGCGCTCCTCGCGAGCGGCGATCACGTCGTGAGCACCGCCTCGGTGTACGGGCCGTCGCGGACGCTCCTGGAGAAGCACCTGTGCAAGTTCGGTCTCGAGGCGAGCTTCGTCGACACGTCCGATCTCGACCAGGTGCGGCGCGCGCTCCGGCCGAAGACGAAGATGGTGTACGTGGAGACGCCGTCGAACCCGATGATGCAGATCACGGACCTCGAAGGGGCCGCGAAGCTCGCCCACGGCGCGGGCGCCCTGCTCGTCGTGGACTCCACGTTCGCCTCGCCGTACCTGCAGCGGCCGCTCGAGCTCGGCGCCGACGTCGCGCTCCACTCGGTGACGAAGTTCATCAACGGCCACGCGGACGCGGTCGGCGGGATCCTGATCGCGAAGGACGCGGCGGTCGCGGTTCGCCTGCGGCAGATGATGACGCTCGTCGGGTGCAACATGGATCCGCACCAGGCCTTCCTCGTGCACCGCGGCCTGAAGACGCTCTCCTTGCGGATCGAGCGCGCCCAGGCGGGTGCGGCCCGGATCGCCGCCTGGATCGAGGCGCGGCCCGACGTCGCGTGGGTGCGGTACGTCGGCCTCCCGAGCCACCCGCAGCACGAGCTCGCGAAGCGGCAGATGAGCGGCCCGGGCGCGATGATCAGCTTCGAGCTCAAGGGCGGCTTCGCGGCGGGCGAGCGCCTGATGAACCGGGTGAAGCTCGCCGTGCTCGCCGTGTCGCTCGGCGGCGTCGAGACGCTGATCGAGCACCCCGCCTCCATGACCCACTCGGGAGTCCCGGCGGCGGAGCGCGCCGAGGCCGGCATCTCCGACGGGCTGGTCCGCCTGTCGGTCGGCATCGAGGATCCCGAGGATCTCATCGAGGATCTGAAGCAGGCGCTCGACGCGTAG